The following proteins come from a genomic window of Candidatus Zixiibacteriota bacterium:
- a CDS encoding Glu/Leu/Phe/Val dehydrogenase produces the protein MNGPLSAFDNALAQFDRAAKVIKLTPDQIAVVREPRRITEVKLPVRMDDGSVKVFKGYRVQHSIARGPAKGGVRFHPDVNLDEVKALAFWMTFKCAVVGIPMGGGKGGVIVDPSRLSIGELERLSRRYFAELVDLFGPDRDVPAPDVNTNPQIMAWFMDTYSMHYRGDFLPAVVTGKPLELGGSAGRASATAQGMVFCVLQAAQHLKMDLKKVRVAIQGFGNAGSFAAKLLREQGCTIQAVSDIDGAFFAKDGIDPDHAIDYIAAHRTLKGYEKTARVEKLDDPVKLLELPVDILIPAALENQITKSNAARIKAPLIAECANGPCTPEADDILEKKGTFIIPDILCNAGGVGVSYLEWVQNRMGYYWTNERVLEDLKQMMERAFGDVLATSLHYKVPMRTAAFIVAIQKVVRASELRGLYA, from the coding sequence ATAAACGGCCCGCTTTCGGCCTTTGACAACGCCCTCGCCCAGTTCGACCGTGCCGCGAAAGTTATCAAGCTCACGCCGGACCAGATTGCAGTCGTCCGTGAACCGAGGCGAATCACCGAAGTGAAATTGCCGGTTCGCATGGACGACGGTTCGGTTAAAGTCTTCAAGGGATACCGAGTGCAGCATAGTATCGCGCGCGGTCCAGCCAAGGGGGGGGTTCGTTTTCATCCCGATGTCAATCTCGACGAAGTCAAGGCACTGGCGTTCTGGATGACCTTCAAATGCGCTGTGGTTGGAATACCGATGGGTGGCGGCAAGGGAGGTGTGATTGTAGACCCGTCAAGGCTCAGCATCGGAGAACTCGAGCGCTTGTCCCGCCGCTATTTTGCCGAGCTGGTCGACTTGTTCGGACCGGACCGCGATGTTCCTGCGCCTGACGTAAACACCAATCCGCAGATCATGGCCTGGTTTATGGATACGTATTCCATGCACTATCGCGGTGACTTCCTGCCCGCCGTTGTCACCGGTAAGCCCCTCGAGCTCGGCGGTTCGGCCGGACGGGCGTCGGCCACGGCTCAAGGGATGGTATTCTGTGTCCTGCAGGCGGCGCAGCATCTTAAGATGGATCTGAAAAAGGTCAGGGTCGCCATCCAGGGATTTGGCAACGCCGGCTCATTTGCGGCAAAGCTGCTGCGCGAACAGGGCTGCACAATTCAGGCGGTATCTGATATCGATGGAGCGTTTTTCGCGAAAGACGGCATCGATCCCGACCACGCCATTGACTACATTGCGGCACACCGAACCCTGAAAGGGTACGAAAAGACGGCCCGCGTCGAGAAGCTTGACGATCCTGTGAAATTGCTGGAGTTGCCCGTCGATATTCTGATCCCGGCGGCGCTGGAAAACCAGATAACGAAAAGCAACGCGGCACGTATAAAAGCACCGCTCATCGCCGAGTGTGCCAACGGCCCGTGTACACCCGAAGCGGATGACATCCTGGAAAAGAAAGGTACGTTCATCATTCCGGACATCCTGTGCAACGCGGGGGGCGTCGGCGTATCCTACCTGGAGTGGGTCCAGAATCGAATGGGCTATTACTGGACCAACGAACGGGTCCTCGAAGACCTCAAGCAGATGATGGAGCGTGCTTTTGGCGATGTTCTCGCAACATCGCTGCACTATAAGGTTCCCATGAGAACCGCCGCGTTTATCGTCGCCATCCAGAAAGTGGTACGCGCGTCAGAGCTCCGCGGCCTGTACGCGTAG
- a CDS encoding DoxX family protein, whose translation MNFSFAQNVTYVLLRVVSGLLYFQAGTTKVLGWFGGIDGQGGTPPFFSQIGIGGWMEFLGGIAIMFGLFTRPVAFILSGEMAVAYWQFHAPNGAWPAVNQGIPAVLFCFIFLYMAARGAGEWSIDSWLSNRKRDNRAG comes from the coding sequence ATGAACTTCTCTTTCGCGCAGAATGTGACATACGTGTTATTGCGGGTCGTGTCCGGACTGCTGTACTTTCAGGCGGGCACCACCAAAGTTCTGGGCTGGTTCGGAGGTATTGACGGCCAGGGCGGCACGCCGCCGTTTTTCTCCCAGATAGGGATCGGCGGATGGATGGAGTTCCTCGGCGGGATCGCCATCATGTTCGGCCTGTTCACCCGGCCGGTTGCCTTCATCCTGTCCGGCGAGATGGCGGTCGCTTACTGGCAGTTCCACGCTCCGAACGGCGCGTGGCCGGCGGTAAACCAGGGAATTCCCGCCGTGTTGTTCTGCTTCATATTCCTGTATATGGCGGCCCGGGGGGCCGGCGAATGGAGCATCGATTCGTGGCTGTCCAACCGAAAGCGGGATAACCGGGCCGGGTGA
- a CDS encoding C1 family peptidase, with the protein MRQGDPRRLCRWQATVTAAAVVALVTLLAGPVYAQLTEDDIARLQERGRAEGWTFEVKMNPACEYSLDQLCGLKEPANWREGAKFNDMSAVKRDIPATFDWRTLGGVTPIRNQGGCGSCWAFGSAGALECNIKIFDGETVNLSEQWLVSCNDFGYGCDGGWWVHSMHKDHPDPCGGVGAVLEAYFPYVEWDAPCNCPYPHEYTIADWGYVGQPFGMPSVEQMKLAIMEYGPISIGVSVNDAFQGYGGGIFNGCENGDINHAVVLVGWDDNQGTNGVWFLRNSWGTWWGESGYMRIPYNCSLVGFNATYVDYKGGLSISGSPTSGWVPFEVNFSAVTTLTDVISWSWDFGDGGSALIQNPAYTYNEPGMFTVTAEVKSTSDTRTKQKPNYIIALADSLVIPDTIEAAAGVQVVIPVRANNHVPLQQIQLPIEYLGDMNIRFDSFSTAGCRTDYFANKTYYHWDPAHRRVAILLQASGSSPAPDLPIGNGTIAKLYFTVPAAARSDQWATIDVDGYGTRLPCFTWPLIEYNPIGMIASVAMAGCCEGTAGNVNGDISGATDLSDLIYLVNYLFLGGPAPSCEGEANIDGDSSCQVDLTDLTYLVNNLFNGGPAPALCNPACP; encoded by the coding sequence ATGCGTCAGGGCGATCCGCGCCGCCTGTGCCGTTGGCAGGCGACCGTCACGGCAGCTGCCGTTGTGGCATTAGTTACATTGTTGGCTGGGCCGGTATACGCTCAACTGACTGAGGACGACATTGCGCGTCTCCAGGAACGCGGACGAGCCGAAGGGTGGACCTTCGAGGTGAAAATGAACCCCGCCTGCGAATACAGTCTGGACCAGTTGTGCGGATTGAAGGAGCCGGCCAACTGGCGGGAAGGAGCCAAGTTCAACGATATGTCGGCCGTCAAGCGCGACATCCCTGCAACCTTCGACTGGCGGACGCTTGGAGGTGTTACACCGATCCGTAATCAGGGCGGCTGTGGTTCGTGCTGGGCGTTTGGGTCAGCCGGCGCGCTCGAATGCAATATCAAGATCTTTGACGGGGAGACAGTCAACCTCTCCGAGCAGTGGCTCGTCAGCTGCAATGATTTTGGATACGGGTGCGATGGCGGTTGGTGGGTGCATTCCATGCATAAGGATCACCCTGACCCGTGCGGTGGCGTCGGGGCCGTTCTCGAAGCGTACTTTCCGTATGTTGAGTGGGATGCCCCCTGCAATTGTCCCTATCCCCATGAGTACACCATTGCAGATTGGGGATATGTCGGCCAGCCGTTCGGCATGCCCAGCGTCGAGCAAATGAAGCTGGCTATCATGGAATACGGTCCCATCTCGATCGGGGTCAGTGTGAACGACGCCTTCCAGGGATACGGAGGAGGCATATTCAACGGCTGCGAGAATGGAGATATCAACCACGCCGTAGTTCTTGTCGGCTGGGACGACAACCAGGGCACGAACGGCGTCTGGTTTCTTCGTAATTCCTGGGGGACGTGGTGGGGAGAGAGCGGCTATATGCGCATCCCGTACAACTGCTCTCTGGTCGGTTTCAATGCTACCTATGTCGATTACAAGGGCGGCCTCTCGATATCCGGGAGCCCGACCTCGGGGTGGGTTCCGTTTGAAGTCAACTTCAGCGCAGTGACTACGTTGACCGACGTCATCAGCTGGTCGTGGGATTTCGGAGACGGCGGCTCGGCTCTGATACAGAACCCTGCATACACGTACAACGAGCCGGGGATGTTTACGGTCACAGCCGAAGTGAAATCGACATCCGACACGCGCACCAAGCAGAAGCCCAACTACATAATCGCGCTGGCCGACTCACTCGTTATCCCCGACACGATAGAGGCGGCGGCCGGCGTGCAGGTGGTGATTCCGGTACGCGCCAACAACCACGTTCCGCTGCAGCAGATTCAACTGCCCATAGAATACCTGGGCGATATGAACATCCGCTTTGACTCGTTTTCCACCGCCGGCTGCCGCACGGACTACTTTGCGAACAAAACCTACTACCACTGGGATCCGGCTCACCGGCGAGTTGCGATCCTGCTCCAGGCGTCAGGTTCCAGCCCGGCGCCTGACCTTCCCATCGGCAACGGGACAATCGCGAAGTTGTACTTTACCGTGCCCGCTGCGGCGCGGTCCGACCAGTGGGCCACGATAGATGTCGATGGCTACGGCACCCGACTGCCATGTTTTACATGGCCGCTGATAGAATATAACCCCATCGGTATGATCGCATCGGTGGCAATGGCGGGATGCTGCGAGGGGACGGCCGGTAATGTCAATGGTGACATCTCCGGCGCTACCGACCTGTCGGATTTGATTTATCTGGTAAATTACCTGTTTCTCGGCGGCCCCGCGCCAAGCTGTGAGGGAGAGGCCAATATCGACGGCGACTCCTCGTGCCAGGTAGACCTGACCGATCTGACTTATCTGGTGAACAACCTGTTTAACGGCGGGCCGGCGCCCGCGCTGTGCAACCCGGCATGTCCGTAA
- a CDS encoding SRPBCC domain-containing protein — MPGKNDQVTERDADLFTISRTFDVSRDTMFDLWTSPHHLLHWWGPKGFAVKSATVDLRPGGKFHYCLAAPDGSDMWGRFVYRTIDKPRLLEFISSFSDPEGGVTIHPMAPAWPREMFSRITFEEHHGQTTVTVEWRPFNATEIERKTFLDGKTSMKQGWTGTLDMLEAYVKKIASA, encoded by the coding sequence ATGCCCGGAAAAAACGACCAGGTCACTGAACGCGATGCCGACCTCTTCACCATCTCGCGCACGTTTGACGTCTCGCGGGATACCATGTTCGACCTCTGGACCAGCCCACACCACCTGCTGCACTGGTGGGGGCCGAAAGGATTTGCCGTCAAATCCGCCACCGTGGACCTGCGGCCCGGAGGCAAGTTCCATTACTGCCTGGCTGCTCCCGACGGCAGCGACATGTGGGGACGCTTTGTCTATCGGACGATCGACAAGCCCCGACTCCTCGAATTCATCTCGTCGTTCTCCGATCCCGAAGGAGGCGTCACCATCCATCCCATGGCGCCCGCCTGGCCGAGGGAAATGTTCAGTCGCATCACCTTCGAAGAACACCACGGCCAGACCACCGTCACCGTCGAATGGAGACCTTTCAACGCCACCGAAATCGAACGCAAGACCTTCCTCGACGGAAAGACTTCAATGAAGCAGGGCTGGACCGGTACGCTCGATATGCTCGAGGCCTATGTTAAGAAAATAGCATCGGCATAG
- a CDS encoding FAD-binding oxidoreductase codes for MTIVEHLTALLPSGQVSTQIDQLRIAARDESSIDAVMPKALVWAQSTEQVQKVVQLCIRERVPITTRGAGSALEGSTIPSAEGIVLDVSRMTDIRNYWPEDLQVEVEPGLIYDHLNERLKRDGLFFPPSPGGSGDLATIGGMVSTNASGIYSVKYGGTRDYILALEVVTGTGELVKLGNRAVKRSSGYNLVELMVGSEGTLGVITSVTLKLAGIPEDRLQSAFRFPDEVSAARAVSEMRRYGLDIAAIEFLDRRLMEALNRLKGYGLDEVPALFLEFHGPRPVLESNSELAESICVELGGTPLILDEGHRPWEIRHWATDAIKHRKPGYSIIRNDVAFPISKLPEMVEYCHRLGDEAGIMIFTFGHVGMGLLHALMLADPNNQNEWRMALDINNRIIEHTIALGGTISGEHGIGLGHKDVFGQEHGRAVELMRKIKRQFDPHGIMNPGKIFDLN; via the coding sequence ATGACGATTGTCGAACATCTGACAGCATTGCTTCCGTCCGGTCAGGTATCTACACAGATAGACCAACTCCGAATTGCCGCGCGTGATGAATCCTCAATCGACGCGGTGATGCCGAAGGCGCTGGTGTGGGCCCAATCCACCGAGCAGGTTCAGAAAGTCGTACAGCTCTGTATCCGCGAACGGGTACCGATAACCACCCGGGGAGCCGGTTCGGCTCTGGAAGGATCTACGATTCCGTCGGCGGAAGGGATCGTATTGGACGTAAGCCGCATGACGGACATTCGTAATTACTGGCCCGAGGATCTGCAGGTTGAAGTCGAGCCTGGACTTATTTACGATCATCTCAACGAGCGGCTCAAGCGCGACGGTTTGTTTTTCCCGCCGTCGCCCGGAGGATCGGGGGACCTTGCGACCATCGGAGGCATGGTGTCTACCAACGCCAGCGGCATCTACTCCGTGAAATACGGCGGTACCCGCGATTACATCCTTGCTCTGGAGGTTGTGACCGGTACCGGTGAACTGGTGAAATTGGGTAACCGTGCCGTCAAGCGCTCCAGCGGCTACAATCTTGTGGAGTTGATGGTCGGTTCCGAGGGGACGCTCGGCGTCATCACCTCCGTAACACTCAAATTAGCGGGTATCCCTGAGGACCGACTGCAGTCGGCATTTCGTTTCCCTGACGAGGTATCGGCGGCTCGGGCCGTATCCGAGATGCGCCGGTATGGGCTGGATATCGCAGCCATCGAGTTTCTGGACCGACGCTTGATGGAGGCGCTGAACAGGCTCAAGGGATATGGACTTGACGAAGTCCCCGCATTGTTCCTGGAATTCCATGGCCCCAGGCCGGTCCTCGAAAGCAACAGCGAACTCGCGGAAAGCATTTGCGTCGAGTTAGGCGGCACCCCGCTCATTTTGGATGAGGGACATCGGCCGTGGGAGATTCGTCACTGGGCCACCGATGCCATCAAGCATCGCAAACCCGGCTACAGCATTATCCGCAACGATGTCGCTTTCCCGATCTCGAAGCTTCCCGAGATGGTCGAATACTGCCATCGTCTGGGTGACGAAGCCGGGATAATGATATTCACGTTTGGACATGTCGGGATGGGACTCCTGCATGCCCTCATGCTGGCCGACCCGAACAACCAAAACGAGTGGCGAATGGCACTGGATATCAATAACCGGATCATAGAGCACACCATCGCTCTGGGCGGTACTATCTCGGGTGAGCACGGCATCGGCCTCGGTCACAAGGATGTATTCGGGCAGGAGCACGGAAGAGCGGTGGAGCTGATGCGAAAGATAAAGCGTCAGTTTGACCCGCACGGCATCATGAATCCGGGGAAAATCTTCGATTTGAACTGA
- a CDS encoding phospholipase A, producing MRIRALLSIGILLSAICAFLCPVAAGQTPEPEYQITEVSSGLSLHKAMFMLPVTYSDEYRDEQVEAVFQMSAKYRIFGTRFFFAYTQISFWQAYDHFNSAPFRETNYNPEIFYRSKTSPFGSGRVGADIGFEHESNGQRPPVSRSWNLLYVSPYYQHALYLIHLKLRYRIPEDDKETPDASVGDDNPDITDYLGYSDLNFYWNLLGAHRVHFMVRGSLATGKGGVVFTYSMPIPKGRGSYFGLRLSHGYGDSLVDYNRSMTRIGLGVMFVR from the coding sequence ATGCGAATACGTGCTCTATTATCGATCGGAATCTTGCTGTCGGCGATATGTGCGTTCCTTTGCCCGGTCGCGGCCGGGCAGACGCCGGAACCGGAATACCAGATCACTGAGGTTTCATCGGGGCTCTCATTACACAAAGCGATGTTTATGCTGCCGGTGACCTATTCCGATGAGTATCGGGATGAGCAGGTCGAAGCCGTATTTCAGATGAGCGCAAAGTATCGAATATTCGGTACCCGGTTCTTTTTTGCCTACACGCAGATATCGTTCTGGCAGGCGTACGACCACTTTAATTCAGCGCCTTTTCGCGAGACCAACTACAATCCCGAGATTTTCTACCGGAGCAAAACCAGCCCATTCGGGTCCGGCCGGGTCGGGGCGGATATCGGCTTTGAGCATGAGTCGAACGGGCAGCGCCCGCCTGTGTCGCGAAGTTGGAATCTGCTGTATGTCAGCCCGTACTATCAGCATGCCCTCTATTTGATCCATCTCAAGCTCCGCTATCGCATCCCGGAGGACGACAAAGAGACGCCCGATGCGTCAGTCGGCGATGACAATCCCGATATCACCGACTATCTCGGCTACAGCGATCTCAATTTCTACTGGAATCTGCTGGGCGCCCACCGCGTCCATTTCATGGTCAGGGGTAGTCTCGCCACCGGCAAGGGCGGGGTGGTGTTCACCTACAGCATGCCGATACCGAAGGGCCGGGGCAGTTATTTCGGACTGCGGTTGTCGCATGGATATGGTGACAGCCTGGTCGACTACAACCGTTCAATGACGCGGATCGGTCTCGGCGTGATGTTCGTGCGATAG
- a CDS encoding fibrobacter succinogenes major paralogous domain-containing protein, whose amino-acid sequence MRHSLNHHAWRSVCHAFASIGLITLCLVGCSSDENNPTSSSSSTPNNPNLVTGTVTDIDGNTYLTVKIGDQWWMAENLKVTKYRNGDPIPEIADDSLWMWGNIGGYCHVENNPSLTATYGFLYNGFAVHDPRTIAPEGWHVPSDSEWQVLQDFLGATNAGGKTKATGTTHWNSPNLGATNESGFSALPAGVRPPAGVFTNRGEIAFFWTTTQAIPPPLVSNYLRGMGYAETTFRNQAWPWQGGLSLRCIKDPD is encoded by the coding sequence GTGAGACACTCGCTGAATCATCACGCCTGGCGCTCAGTGTGCCATGCCTTTGCGTCCATCGGACTCATCACGTTGTGCCTTGTCGGATGCTCATCCGACGAAAACAACCCGACCTCCTCGTCGTCCTCCACTCCAAACAACCCTAACCTGGTCACCGGTACGGTGACCGATATCGACGGCAATACATACCTGACAGTCAAGATCGGCGACCAGTGGTGGATGGCCGAAAACCTGAAAGTTACCAAGTATCGTAACGGCGACCCGATTCCGGAAATCGCCGATGACTCGCTCTGGATGTGGGGCAATATCGGCGGCTACTGCCACGTGGAAAACAATCCGTCGCTGACCGCCACGTATGGGTTCCTCTACAACGGATTCGCCGTTCACGATCCGCGCACTATCGCCCCCGAGGGGTGGCACGTGCCCAGCGACTCGGAGTGGCAGGTACTTCAAGACTTCCTGGGCGCGACAAACGCCGGAGGAAAGACCAAAGCAACCGGCACCACTCATTGGAACAGCCCGAATCTTGGCGCAACCAATGAAAGCGGCTTCTCGGCCCTGCCCGCTGGAGTCCGCCCCCCGGCGGGTGTTTTCACCAATCGCGGCGAAATCGCGTTTTTCTGGACCACGACACAGGCAATCCCTCCGCCCCTCGTCTCCAACTATCTGCGCGGCATGGGCTACGCCGAGACAACCTTTCGGAATCAAGCCTGGCCCTGGCAGGGAGGGCTGTCGCTGCGGTGTATTAAAGACCCTGACTGA
- a CDS encoding DUF1579 domain-containing protein, translating into MMKVETQKEHRWLQQLVGTWQCEHMATIEPGKKPELVTWTETVRSLDGVWIVGESSGDMPGCGNVTTIITLGFDAAKKRFVGTWVGSMMPHLWIYDGELDSSEKVLTLHSSGPAFDNPGHTTKFKDVIELRSNDERTLTGIMLDKDGKWSELMTMTQRRLK; encoded by the coding sequence ATGATGAAAGTCGAAACTCAGAAAGAACACCGCTGGCTGCAGCAGTTGGTCGGTACCTGGCAGTGCGAACACATGGCGACAATCGAGCCGGGCAAAAAACCCGAACTCGTCACCTGGACCGAAACCGTACGATCACTCGACGGGGTGTGGATTGTCGGCGAAAGCTCCGGCGATATGCCCGGCTGCGGAAATGTCACCACGATCATCACGCTCGGATTCGACGCCGCAAAGAAACGATTCGTGGGAACATGGGTCGGCTCCATGATGCCGCATCTGTGGATATACGACGGCGAACTCGACAGCTCGGAGAAGGTGCTGACGCTTCACTCCTCAGGGCCCGCCTTCGACAACCCCGGCCACACGACGAAATTCAAAGATGTGATTGAACTCAGAAGCAACGATGAGCGCACGCTGACCGGTATCATGCTCGACAAAGACGGAAAGTGGAGCGAACTCATGACCATGACCCAGCGCCGACTCAAATAG
- a CDS encoding metalloregulator ArsR/SmtB family transcription factor, with translation MTTDQLSATFAALADPTRRAILSRLTAGEATVQQLARPFTISQPGISKHLKVLERAGLIERGRDAQWRPCRLRARPLKDVADWVDHYRRFWEESFDRLDEYLRVLQASPRKRRRAANRKPSISRTTRKGETHARKKRPGH, from the coding sequence ATGACCACCGACCAACTCAGCGCCACTTTTGCGGCTCTCGCCGATCCGACCCGCCGCGCCATCCTCTCCCGACTCACCGCGGGCGAGGCCACCGTCCAGCAACTCGCCCGGCCCTTTACCATCAGCCAGCCGGGCATCTCCAAACACCTCAAGGTGCTCGAACGGGCGGGACTGATCGAACGCGGACGCGACGCCCAGTGGCGACCCTGTCGGCTCCGGGCACGGCCCCTCAAGGACGTCGCCGACTGGGTGGACCACTACCGACGATTCTGGGAAGAGAGCTTCGACCGACTCGATGAATATCTGCGGGTCCTGCAGGCGTCGCCCCGGAAACGCCGTCGTGCCGCCAACCGGAAACCTTCAATCTCACGTACCACACGCAAAGGGGAAACCCATGCCCGGAAAAAACGACCAGGTCACTGA
- a CDS encoding SRPBCC domain-containing protein: protein MSHNTSTIDTSDREIVNARVIDAPRDLVFSAWSDPRHITHWWGPRGFRTTTHSMDMRPGGVWRFTMHGPDGRDYENKVTYREVISPERIVYDHEGVGADSGVVFKSTVTFDDLDGRTRMTFRMVFASPEVKDHVATYGAVEGLEHTLQRLSEHAALMYGSDAKPALEIRRTFSAPRDLIFSAWTEPERMAKWLGPHGFTTTSCRLDPVTGGTYRAGIRSPEGEDRWMSGVYREVVAPHRLVFTFAWDEAGGARGHETIVSVSFEDVNGQTEMTFRQATFASVESRNSHRGGWSECFQRLSAFLSSK, encoded by the coding sequence ATGTCACATAACACTTCGACGATTGATACATCCGACCGCGAGATTGTCAATGCACGCGTAATCGACGCCCCGCGCGACCTTGTGTTCAGCGCGTGGTCCGACCCCCGGCACATCACGCACTGGTGGGGCCCTCGGGGATTCCGTACCACCACGCATTCGATGGACATGCGTCCGGGCGGCGTCTGGCGCTTCACCATGCACGGGCCCGACGGCCGGGACTATGAAAACAAAGTGACGTATCGTGAGGTGATCTCGCCCGAACGTATCGTCTACGACCACGAAGGCGTCGGCGCCGACAGCGGCGTTGTCTTCAAGTCCACCGTCACCTTTGACGACCTCGACGGCCGCACCCGGATGACGTTTCGGATGGTCTTCGCCTCGCCCGAGGTGAAAGACCATGTCGCCACATATGGCGCCGTCGAGGGACTTGAGCATACGCTGCAACGTCTCTCTGAGCACGCCGCCCTCATGTACGGCAGCGATGCAAAGCCGGCGCTCGAAATCCGGCGCACGTTCTCGGCGCCTCGCGACCTGATCTTCAGTGCCTGGACTGAACCGGAGCGGATGGCGAAATGGCTCGGCCCGCATGGATTCACCACCACTTCCTGCAGACTCGATCCTGTCACCGGCGGAACATACCGCGCCGGTATCCGTAGTCCGGAAGGTGAAGACCGATGGATGAGCGGCGTCTACCGCGAGGTTGTCGCGCCGCACCGTCTTGTGTTCACGTTTGCATGGGATGAAGCGGGTGGTGCCCGCGGCCATGAGACCATTGTCTCCGTTTCTTTCGAGGACGTGAACGGTCAGACGGAGATGACCTTTCGTCAGGCGACATTCGCATCCGTCGAGTCCCGCAATTCGCACCGCGGCGGCTGGTCGGAGTGTTTCCAACGCCTCAGCGCGTTTCTGTCGTCCAAATGA
- a CDS encoding amidohydrolase family protein: MVRTCLFAFVLAVCCGSAPAGEVDRGAGPPGTIVLRHVSCIHPASGVTSAPTDVLIQNGRIVEIGDSIVQSPDVVVIDCSGKYAIPGLFDCHTHLVHRTGHGEDSLRSALSRFVANGVLYVRDVGGPLDVLSTLSHRVDSGDLPGPEIFFTGPMLEQSPLTWAEVNTEYPGFTVAIDSPPAVDSILSEIASHGGCCVKTFNTIEPALYRYLKKAADSLGLRVVHDPGTPLFHWVPVDSALAFGVTSIEHAKAAWPAILSDSLRPQHDSLVAVRAGREERFACEVRIAPMGVASVSLDRLRQLADSMIAHEAYLCPTLSVFSDIDATARDIARSEYQGEGEPPDMMVAMLKTMIAKVDSVGRLCMREFAAKGVRMLVGQDGDDPDATIGEMIRMSECGVSAAEILRGATTYPARWLGIENRVGSIAVGSDATLIVLEHNPLEDIRNLRAIDMVIQRGMVVAPGVTAQ, encoded by the coding sequence ATGGTACGCACGTGTCTTTTCGCGTTTGTTCTGGCGGTGTGCTGTGGTAGTGCGCCTGCCGGGGAAGTCGATCGTGGCGCTGGTCCTCCCGGCACGATAGTACTTCGGCACGTCTCCTGTATCCATCCTGCCTCGGGAGTGACGTCCGCCCCGACCGATGTCCTGATCCAAAACGGGCGTATCGTCGAGATCGGTGATTCAATCGTACAGTCACCCGATGTTGTCGTAATCGACTGCTCCGGCAAATATGCAATCCCGGGGCTGTTTGATTGCCACACGCATCTGGTTCACCGCACCGGGCACGGCGAGGATAGCCTGCGGTCGGCCCTCAGTCGCTTCGTTGCAAATGGAGTGCTGTACGTGCGCGATGTAGGCGGGCCGCTCGACGTCCTCAGCACGCTCAGTCACCGCGTCGACTCAGGGGATCTGCCGGGACCGGAGATCTTTTTCACCGGTCCGATGCTGGAGCAGAGCCCATTGACGTGGGCTGAAGTCAATACCGAGTATCCCGGATTCACGGTCGCGATTGACTCACCCCCGGCCGTAGACTCGATCCTGTCGGAAATCGCCTCCCACGGGGGCTGCTGTGTCAAAACGTTCAATACCATCGAACCGGCCCTCTATCGATACCTGAAAAAAGCAGCCGATTCGCTGGGGCTGCGCGTCGTGCACGATCCCGGCACCCCGCTCTTTCATTGGGTGCCGGTCGACTCCGCGCTCGCCTTCGGGGTGACCAGCATCGAGCACGCCAAAGCGGCCTGGCCGGCGATTCTCAGCGACAGTCTTCGCCCCCAACACGACTCCCTGGTCGCCGTACGCGCCGGACGCGAGGAGCGGTTCGCCTGTGAAGTAAGAATCGCCCCGATGGGCGTCGCGTCAGTTTCGCTCGACCGCCTTCGACAGCTCGCCGACTCGATGATAGCGCACGAGGCGTATCTGTGCCCGACTCTGTCGGTGTTTTCCGACATCGATGCCACCGCACGCGACATCGCCCGCTCTGAGTATCAGGGCGAAGGCGAGCCGCCGGATATGATGGTCGCGATGCTCAAAACGATGATCGCCAAAGTCGATTCGGTCGGCCGGCTCTGCATGCGCGAGTTCGCGGCGAAAGGCGTCAGGATGCTGGTCGGCCAGGACGGCGATGATCCCGATGCCACCATCGGCGAGATGATCCGCATGTCCGAATGCGGCGTGAGCGCCGCAGAAATTCTCCGGGGCGCCACGACCTACCCCGCCCGCTGGCTGGGCATCGAGAATCGCGTCGGATCGATTGCCGTCGGCAGCGACGCTACATTAATTGTACTGGAGCATAATCCCCTCGAGGACATTCGCAATCTGCGCGCGATCGATATGGTCATCCAGCGCGGCATGGTCGTGGCGCCGGGGGTGACGGCACAATAG